One region of Campylobacter concisus genomic DNA includes:
- the ung gene encoding uracil-DNA glycosylase encodes MQINLDDIKIEPSWKEALKDEFLSENFARIKENFLKAKSAGTVYPPSALIFNAFNLTPFHSVKVVILGQDPYHGANQAMGLSFSVPSGVRVPPSLINIYKEIYADLGIKEPNSGDLTKWAKQGVLLLNSTLSVSAGVANSHASFGWQGFTDAVIKKISENLQNVVFMLWGNPARAKAPLIDASKHLILEAAHPSPLARGAFFGCRHFSKANIYLANHGKTPIDWDLNVKI; translated from the coding sequence ATGCAGATAAATTTAGATGATATAAAGATCGAGCCAAGCTGGAAAGAAGCGCTAAAAGATGAGTTTTTGAGTGAAAATTTCGCGCGTATCAAAGAAAATTTCTTAAAAGCAAAGAGTGCTGGCACCGTCTATCCGCCAAGTGCGCTTATATTTAACGCATTTAATCTAACGCCGTTTCACTCTGTCAAGGTCGTCATCCTAGGCCAAGACCCATACCACGGCGCAAATCAAGCCATGGGATTAAGCTTTTCAGTACCTAGTGGCGTGAGAGTCCCGCCAAGTCTTATAAATATCTATAAAGAGATTTACGCTGATCTTGGCATAAAAGAGCCAAATAGCGGCGATCTAACAAAATGGGCAAAGCAAGGCGTGCTGCTTCTAAACTCAACTTTAAGCGTTAGTGCTGGAGTGGCAAATTCTCACGCAAGCTTTGGCTGGCAGGGCTTTACAGACGCCGTCATAAAAAAGATAAGCGAAAATTTACAAAACGTAGTTTTTATGCTTTGGGGCAATCCAGCTAGAGCCAAAGCACCGCTAATAGACGCCAGCAAGCACCTCATCTTAGAGGCAGCACATCCAAGTCCACTGGCTCGTGGAGCATTTTTTGGCTGCCGTCACTTCTCAAAAGCAAATATCTACCTAGCAAACCACGGCAAAACTCCAATAGACTGGGATCTAAACGTAAAAATTTGA
- the gdhA gene encoding NADP-specific glutamate dehydrogenase yields the protein MSEYIEQTMEWIKKTNPGQGVFIQAATEVLNSLEPLIKRESKYQKHAILERIVIPERTVIFRVTYTGDDGRPQVNNGYRVQFNSAVGPYKGGLRLHPSVDLGVLKFLGFEQIFKNSLTGVNIGGAKGGSTFDPKGKSEGEIMRFCQAFMSELYRHIGNTVDVPAGDIGVGAREIGYMFGQYKKLTGRFDGILTGKGLNWGGSLARTEATGYGLVYFTQNMLKKTGLSLEGKKCSVSGSGNVAIYTVEKLYQVGALPITVSDSNGYVYDAEGIDLAVLKELKEVKRARLSEYTKFRPNAKYVSVSEYKEGRNGVWDVPCDGAFPCATQNELHLADIKVLYANGCRFVAEGANMPSTLDAINFMLAQKDFHFAPAKAANAGGVGTSGLEMMQNAGMTSWSFEEVDRRLHGIMNHIFELSYETSKEFGDEGNLVLGSNIAGFRKVADAMIDQGYV from the coding sequence ATGAGCGAGTACATCGAACAAACGATGGAGTGGATAAAGAAGACCAACCCAGGTCAAGGCGTCTTTATCCAAGCTGCGACTGAGGTGCTAAACAGCCTAGAGCCGCTTATTAAAAGAGAGAGCAAGTACCAAAAACACGCGATCCTAGAGCGCATCGTCATCCCTGAGCGCACGGTGATTTTTCGCGTCACGTATACGGGCGACGACGGCAGACCGCAGGTAAATAACGGCTACCGCGTGCAGTTTAACTCAGCCGTTGGCCCATACAAGGGCGGTCTAAGGCTCCACCCAAGCGTCGATCTTGGCGTGCTAAAATTTCTAGGATTTGAGCAAATTTTTAAAAACTCACTCACGGGCGTAAATATCGGCGGCGCAAAAGGCGGCAGCACCTTTGATCCAAAAGGCAAGAGCGAAGGCGAGATAATGCGCTTTTGCCAAGCATTTATGAGCGAGCTTTACCGCCACATCGGCAACACCGTAGACGTACCCGCAGGCGACATCGGCGTGGGTGCTAGAGAGATCGGCTATATGTTTGGCCAGTATAAAAAGCTAACTGGCAGATTTGATGGCATCCTAACTGGCAAGGGGCTAAACTGGGGCGGCAGCCTAGCGCGCACAGAGGCCACTGGATACGGGCTGGTATATTTCACACAAAATATGCTAAAAAAAACTGGTCTATCGCTTGAAGGCAAAAAATGCAGCGTCAGCGGTAGCGGAAACGTCGCCATCTACACGGTCGAAAAGCTCTATCAAGTAGGCGCACTGCCTATCACGGTTTCTGATTCAAACGGATATGTCTATGACGCCGAGGGCATAGATCTAGCGGTGCTTAAAGAGCTAAAAGAGGTCAAGCGCGCTCGCCTTAGCGAATACACTAAATTTAGACCAAATGCAAAATATGTAAGTGTGAGCGAGTACAAAGAGGGCAGAAACGGCGTCTGGGACGTGCCATGCGACGGAGCCTTCCCTTGTGCGACACAAAACGAGCTTCACCTAGCCGACATAAAAGTGCTTTACGCAAATGGCTGCCGCTTCGTGGCTGAGGGTGCGAACATGCCAAGCACGCTTGATGCGATAAATTTCATGCTTGCGCAAAAAGACTTTCACTTTGCTCCGGCAAAAGCAGCAAACGCTGGTGGCGTGGGCACAAGCGGCCTTGAAATGATGCAAAACGCCGGCATGACTTCGTGGAGCTTTGAGGAAGTCGATCGCAGACTTCATGGCATCATGAACCACATCTTTGAACTAAGCTATGAAACTAGCAAAGAGTTTGGCGATGAGGGCAACTTGGTGCTTGGCTCAAATATCGCTGGCTTTAGAAAAGTGGCTGATGCGATGATAGATCAAGGATATGTATAG
- a CDS encoding replication-associated recombination protein A, which translates to MFRPKNLDEICGQKAVKAAFLKFIASSKIPHSIFYGPAGCGKTSFARAVASGANYDFCEFDGGNLKIDDFRKILKNYENALNKPLFFIDEIHRLSKTQQEALLIPMENYKALVIGASTENPFFTLSSGIRSRSMLFEFRPLSSGDFEELLGKIREQISFSIDEEAKEYLFKSSGGDARAMLNLLEFAITLDENVSLENLKTLCQNALKEGAKEDDTHYELASAFIKSLRGSDENAVIYYLARLIDSGESADFIARRMAIFASEDIGNANPNALNLAASTLSAVKEIGFPEARIILAQCAIYLASSPKSNSSYNAINAALRYVQSEEILKIPPYLKNHTKESKDYLYPHDFGGWVEQKYLEKPLVFYKSKGIGFEKTLNEWLEKIKSKG; encoded by the coding sequence ATGTTTAGACCCAAAAACTTGGATGAAATTTGCGGACAAAAGGCAGTTAAAGCGGCATTTTTAAAATTTATAGCCTCTAGCAAAATCCCACACTCCATCTTTTATGGTCCAGCAGGCTGTGGCAAGACGAGCTTTGCAAGGGCAGTAGCAAGTGGTGCAAACTACGACTTTTGCGAGTTTGATGGCGGAAATTTAAAGATAGATGACTTTCGCAAAATTTTAAAAAACTACGAAAACGCTCTAAATAAACCGCTCTTTTTCATAGACGAGATCCACAGGCTTAGCAAGACCCAGCAAGAAGCGCTACTCATCCCCATGGAAAACTACAAGGCCCTAGTTATCGGCGCTAGCACGGAAAATCCCTTTTTCACGCTAAGCTCAGGCATCAGAAGTCGCTCGATGCTCTTTGAGTTTAGACCGCTTAGCAGTGGCGATTTTGAGGAGCTTCTTGGCAAGATAAGAGAGCAAATTTCATTTAGCATTGACGAAGAAGCAAAAGAGTATCTCTTTAAAAGTAGCGGCGGCGACGCAAGAGCTATGCTAAATTTACTCGAATTTGCCATCACGCTTGATGAAAATGTGAGCCTAGAAAATTTAAAAACACTTTGCCAAAACGCCCTAAAAGAGGGGGCAAAAGAGGACGACACGCACTACGAGCTAGCAAGCGCTTTTATAAAAAGCCTGCGTGGCAGCGACGAAAATGCCGTCATATACTACCTTGCAAGGCTCATAGACTCTGGCGAGAGTGCGGACTTCATCGCTAGAAGGATGGCGATATTTGCCAGCGAAGACATCGGCAATGCAAACCCAAATGCGCTAAATTTGGCCGCAAGCACGCTAAGCGCGGTAAAAGAGATAGGCTTTCCAGAGGCTAGGATCATACTTGCTCAGTGCGCCATCTATCTAGCTAGCTCGCCAAAGTCAAACTCCAGCTACAACGCGATAAATGCCGCCCTAAGATACGTGCAAAGCGAAGAAATTTTAAAGATCCCGCCATATCTAAAAAATCACACAAAAGAGAGCAAAGACTACCTTTATCCGCATGATTTTGGCGGCTGGGTCGAGCAAAAATACCTAGAAAAACCACTCGTTTTTTACAAAAGCAAGGGCATAGGCTTTGAAAAAACGCTAAATGAGTGGCTAGAGAAAATAAAATCCAAGGGTTAA
- a CDS encoding acetyl-CoA carboxylase subunit A produces the protein MIHKILIANRGEIAVRIVRACRDLHIQSVGIYTAPDSECLHVRIADEAYQVGEDPIKGYLDAKAIVKLAKECGADAIHPGYGFLSENYEFAKAVEDAGLIFIGPKAEVIRKMGDKNIARYLMKRNGIPIVPGTEKLNDESMDAIKEHARRIGYPVILKASGGGGGRGIREVWQEEDMQDAFESCTREAKTYFNNDEVFMEKLVVNPRHIEFQILGDNYGNIIHLCERDCSIQRRHQKIIEIAPCPSISENLRKIMGVTAVAAAKAVGYSNVGTIEFLLDDYNNFYFMEMNTRIQVEHGITEEITGHDLVVRQIRIAAGEILEIEQSDIKPRGYAIEARITAENVWENFIPAPGTIEGYYPALGPSVRVDSHVYKDYTIPPFYDSLIAKLIVKATDYDLAVNKLERALEEFTIEGVRTIIPFLLTISKSKEFRRGFFDTSYVEKNLKTILENTYDDMNKEPNDDLEEVIVEAIKRYKKKR, from the coding sequence ATGATACATAAAATTCTTATCGCAAATCGTGGTGAGATCGCAGTTAGAATAGTCAGAGCTTGTAGGGATTTACACATTCAAAGCGTAGGAATTTACACAGCACCAGATAGCGAGTGCTTGCATGTAAGGATCGCTGATGAGGCCTATCAAGTGGGCGAAGATCCGATTAAGGGCTATCTTGACGCCAAAGCGATCGTAAAGCTTGCTAAAGAGTGCGGGGCTGACGCGATACACCCAGGATACGGCTTTTTAAGCGAAAACTACGAATTTGCAAAGGCAGTCGAGGACGCTGGGCTTATCTTTATCGGTCCAAAGGCTGAAGTGATCAGAAAAATGGGTGATAAAAATATCGCAAGATACCTGATGAAGAGAAACGGCATACCAATCGTTCCAGGCACAGAAAAGCTAAATGACGAGAGCATGGATGCCATAAAAGAGCACGCTAGACGCATCGGCTACCCAGTCATCTTAAAAGCAAGCGGTGGTGGTGGTGGCCGTGGTATCAGAGAAGTTTGGCAAGAAGAAGATATGCAAGATGCCTTTGAGTCTTGCACCAGAGAGGCAAAGACCTACTTTAACAACGATGAAGTCTTTATGGAGAAGCTTGTCGTTAATCCTCGCCATATCGAGTTTCAAATTTTAGGCGATAACTACGGCAATATCATCCACCTTTGCGAGCGTGACTGCTCTATCCAAAGGCGCCACCAAAAGATCATCGAGATCGCACCTTGCCCATCAATTAGCGAAAATTTAAGAAAGATAATGGGCGTAACCGCGGTGGCCGCTGCAAAGGCTGTGGGCTACTCAAACGTAGGAACGATTGAGTTTTTGCTAGATGACTACAATAACTTTTACTTTATGGAGATGAACACTCGTATACAAGTGGAGCACGGCATCACTGAAGAAATCACCGGCCACGACCTAGTCGTTAGACAAATAAGAATCGCTGCGGGTGAAATTTTAGAGATCGAACAAAGCGACATCAAACCACGTGGCTACGCGATAGAGGCTAGGATCACGGCTGAAAATGTCTGGGAAAATTTCATCCCAGCACCAGGCACGATCGAGGGCTACTATCCAGCTCTTGGTCCATCTGTGCGCGTCGATAGCCACGTCTATAAAGACTACACCATACCGCCATTTTACGACTCACTTATCGCAAAGCTGATCGTAAAGGCGACCGACTACGACCTTGCTGTAAATAAGCTTGAAAGAGCACTTGAAGAATTTACCATCGAGGGCGTGCGAACGATCATCCCATTTTTACTAACGATCAGCAAAAGTAAGGAGTTTAGAAGAGGATTTTTCGATACTAGCTACGTTGAGAAAAACTTAAAAACTATCCTTGAAAACACCTATGATGATATGAACAAAGAGCCAAATGACGACCTAGAAGAGGTCATCGTAGAGGCGATAAAAAGATATAAAAAGAAGAGATAA
- a CDS encoding PQQ-binding-like beta-propeller repeat protein: protein MSSPFMMECKEILGGSEFKSEAKDENLNVIMPPKEHHSTRIGKTIWWLKLDTYLYTPVYLYEGVLYFRTAGNKGHLYAVEAKSGEVIFKFKTSGT, encoded by the coding sequence ATGAGCTCACCATTTATGATGGAGTGCAAAGAAATTTTGGGTGGCTCAGAGTTCAAAAGTGAAGCAAAAGATGAAAATTTAAACGTGATTATGCCACCTAAAGAGCATCATAGTACAAGAATAGGCAAAACTATCTGGTGGCTAAAGCTTGACACATATCTCTACACGCCAGTTTACCTGTATGAGGGTGTGCTTTACTTTCGCACCGCTGGCAATAAAGGACATCTCTATGCCGTTGAGGCGAAAAGTGGCGAGGTGATATTCAAATTTAAAACCAGCGGCACATAG
- a CDS encoding alanine/glycine:cation symporter family protein, translated as MPTNFAEILNNCVESINSFLWGPYFLIALLCGTGLFFTIRLGFVQIFKFKMGLRELFGNFSLHGEAAGKAGMSQFQAVATAIAAQVGTGNLVGATTALIMGGPGAIFWMWCAAFLGMATNFAEICLAQIYRTKDDSGHTIGGPAFYISRGLKGKWAKFLAGFFAIAIIIALGFIGNMVQANSISDGFKGAFGIPQWITGAFLAIVCAVIFIGGVKAIARVAEKIVPLMALLYVGVGLIIIALNFHEIPDAVLLIYKAAFDPSAAWGGATGASIAAAMRYGIARGLFSNEAGMGSTPHAHAAANVKHPVDQAVLGIMSVFVDTFIVLNITVFVVLTANVISFENGKAVFTGITLVQEAFSSHIFGKVGGYSFVAVCLFFFAFTTILGWYYFAEINVRYLLGAKAVRAFQILVVVFVFLGSLQKVDFVWSLADMFNGLMVVPNLIAIIILSPIVAKLLKDHDAGKEYDVKDYLK; from the coding sequence ATGCCTACAAATTTTGCTGAAATTTTAAATAATTGTGTTGAAAGTATAAATTCATTTCTTTGGGGTCCATACTTCCTTATCGCCCTACTTTGCGGCACTGGACTATTTTTTACTATTAGGCTTGGGTTTGTTCAAATTTTTAAGTTTAAAATGGGACTAAGAGAACTTTTTGGGAATTTTTCACTTCACGGCGAAGCTGCTGGTAAGGCTGGCATGAGCCAATTTCAAGCAGTTGCAACTGCGATCGCTGCACAAGTTGGCACTGGCAATCTAGTAGGTGCGACAACAGCACTTATCATGGGTGGTCCTGGAGCGATTTTTTGGATGTGGTGCGCTGCATTTTTAGGCATGGCTACAAATTTTGCTGAAATTTGCCTAGCTCAAATTTACCGCACGAAAGATGACAGCGGTCACACGATAGGCGGTCCGGCATTTTATATAAGTCGTGGATTAAAGGGTAAATGGGCGAAATTTCTAGCTGGCTTTTTCGCTATCGCTATCATTATCGCACTTGGCTTTATCGGCAATATGGTGCAAGCAAACTCGATCTCAGACGGCTTTAAAGGAGCCTTTGGTATACCTCAGTGGATAACTGGAGCTTTTTTAGCAATCGTCTGCGCAGTAATCTTTATAGGTGGCGTAAAGGCGATCGCAAGAGTGGCTGAAAAGATCGTGCCTCTGATGGCTTTACTTTATGTAGGTGTTGGACTAATCATTATCGCTTTAAATTTTCACGAAATTCCAGATGCAGTTTTGCTTATCTACAAAGCAGCATTTGATCCTTCAGCTGCGTGGGGTGGAGCTACTGGAGCTAGCATAGCAGCTGCGATGAGATACGGCATAGCAAGAGGGCTTTTTAGCAATGAAGCTGGCATGGGCTCAACTCCGCACGCACACGCTGCGGCTAATGTCAAACACCCGGTCGATCAAGCAGTACTTGGCATAATGAGCGTATTTGTAGATACTTTTATCGTTTTAAATATCACCGTTTTTGTAGTGCTTACCGCAAATGTCATCAGCTTTGAAAACGGCAAGGCAGTCTTTACAGGCATAACCTTGGTACAAGAGGCTTTCTCATCGCATATCTTTGGTAAGGTTGGCGGATATAGTTTCGTAGCTGTTTGCCTATTTTTCTTTGCATTTACAACGATTCTTGGATGGTACTATTTTGCTGAAATCAACGTAAGATACCTTCTTGGGGCAAAAGCAGTCAGAGCTTTTCAAATTTTAGTAGTCGTTTTTGTATTTTTGGGAAGCTTGCAAAAAGTTGATTTTGTCTGGAGTCTAGCAGATATGTTTAATGGCTTGATGGTAGTACCAAATTTAATTGCCATCATAATTTTAAGCCCTATCGTGGCAAAGCTTTTAAAAGATCACGATGCTGGAAAAGAGTATGATGTGAAAGATTATTTGAAATAA
- a CDS encoding pyridoxamine 5'-phosphate oxidase family protein: MRRKDRELSREDGLKIIDECEYAVISCVDDEGEIFSVPISPVRVGESIFIHGATAGCKAKLLQDGRKVEFVCVSFNKVPHLSESELDAIKDDGKALGGKVFTTEYKSAIAKTRVYEITDEAKKYEILKILSLKYTAYAMNTFETAAQYGLKITKIYEFKIESLSAKAKILPKPAN; this comes from the coding sequence ATGAGACGAAAAGATAGAGAGCTAAGCCGTGAAGATGGCTTAAAAATCATAGATGAATGCGAATATGCGGTAATTTCATGCGTGGATGATGAGGGAGAAATTTTTAGCGTACCGATCTCGCCTGTTAGAGTTGGCGAAAGTATTTTTATACACGGAGCTACCGCTGGCTGTAAGGCAAAACTACTTCAAGATGGACGAAAAGTGGAATTTGTCTGCGTTAGTTTTAACAAGGTCCCGCATCTAAGCGAAAGTGAGCTAGATGCGATAAAAGATGATGGCAAGGCACTTGGAGGTAAGGTTTTTACGACTGAGTACAAAAGCGCCATCGCAAAAACTAGAGTTTATGAGATAACAGACGAAGCTAAAAAATATGAAATTTTAAAAATTCTCAGCCTAAAATATACAGCTTATGCGATGAACACCTTTGAAACAGCGGCTCAGTATGGGTTAAAGATCACTAAAATTTATGAGTTTAAGATAGAAAGTCTTAGTGCAAAGGCTAAAATTTTGCCAAAACCAGCAAATTAA
- the thrS gene encoding threonine--tRNA ligase translates to MSDIIAYKLNGEIVDTQSIAGRESSAEPIYFDNSKEALHVIRHSCAHLMAQAIKSLYPKAKFFVGPNVEDGFYYDFRVDDEGTKLGEGDLAAIEDKMKELAEKKFDIVKTCSTKANMSDKFKDDDLKQEVLKRIPDGEVSSYSQGDFEDLCRGPHLPNTKFLKFFKLTRVAGAYLGGDENREMLTRIYGTAYADKESLKEHIRIIEEAKKRDHRKLGVEMKLFTFDDEVGGGLPIWLPYGGRLRSKLEQILYKAHRDRGYEPVRGPELLKADVWKKSGHYANYKENMYFTTIDDAEYGIKPMNCVGHIKVYQSDIRSYRDLPLKFFEYGVVHRHEKSGVLHGLFRVREFAQDDSHIFCMPSQIKENILEILKFAGKIMENFGFNYEMEISTKPAKAIGGDEIWETATKALKEALDENGFKYGIDEGGGAFYGPKIDIKITDALKRKWQCGTIQVDFNLPERFDLGYIDANNERQRPVMLHRALLGSFERFIGILLEHTAGELPFFIAPTQVVIVPISDAHLEYAKEISRELRKINVDSEIASKNESLNKRIRTAEKQRVPMIVVLGDNEVANKSVALRDRQARTQSDMSLAEFINLTKEKLSEVHF, encoded by the coding sequence ATGAGCGATATCATCGCATACAAACTAAATGGCGAAATAGTCGATACTCAAAGTATCGCAGGGCGTGAGAGTAGTGCTGAGCCTATCTATTTTGACAACTCAAAAGAGGCACTGCACGTTATCAGACACTCCTGTGCACACCTCATGGCACAAGCTATCAAATCACTCTATCCGAAGGCGAAATTCTTTGTCGGACCAAACGTAGAAGATGGATTTTATTATGATTTTAGAGTTGATGATGAGGGTACGAAGCTAGGCGAGGGTGATCTAGCAGCGATCGAAGATAAGATGAAAGAGCTTGCTGAGAAGAAATTTGACATAGTTAAAACCTGCTCAACCAAAGCTAATATGAGCGATAAATTTAAAGATGACGACCTAAAACAAGAGGTCTTAAAAAGAATTCCAGATGGCGAAGTGAGCAGCTACTCGCAAGGCGATTTTGAAGATCTTTGCCGTGGACCACACCTGCCAAATACTAAATTTTTAAAATTTTTCAAACTTACACGCGTGGCTGGCGCATATCTTGGCGGCGATGAGAATCGCGAGATGCTAACTAGAATTTATGGCACAGCATATGCAGATAAAGAGAGCCTAAAAGAGCACATCCGCATCATCGAAGAGGCTAAAAAGCGCGACCACAGAAAGCTTGGCGTCGAGATGAAGCTATTTACATTTGACGACGAAGTAGGCGGCGGTTTGCCGATCTGGTTGCCATACGGCGGACGCTTGAGATCAAAACTAGAGCAAATTTTATACAAAGCTCACCGCGACCGCGGCTATGAGCCAGTGCGTGGGCCAGAGCTTTTAAAAGCTGACGTGTGGAAAAAGAGCGGCCACTACGCAAATTATAAAGAAAATATGTACTTTACGACTATTGACGACGCGGAGTATGGCATAAAGCCGATGAACTGCGTCGGTCACATCAAGGTTTATCAAAGCGACATCCGCTCGTACCGCGATTTGCCGCTTAAATTTTTCGAATACGGCGTGGTACACCGACATGAAAAAAGCGGCGTTTTGCACGGACTTTTCAGAGTGCGCGAATTTGCCCAGGACGACTCACATATCTTTTGTATGCCAAGCCAGATCAAAGAAAATATCTTAGAAATTTTAAAATTTGCTGGCAAGATAATGGAGAATTTCGGCTTTAACTACGAGATGGAAATTTCAACCAAACCAGCCAAAGCAATCGGCGGGGATGAAATTTGGGAAACTGCTACAAAAGCGTTAAAAGAGGCCCTTGATGAAAATGGCTTTAAATACGGCATTGATGAGGGCGGTGGCGCATTTTATGGACCAAAGATTGACATTAAGATCACCGACGCACTTAAGAGAAAATGGCAGTGTGGTACGATCCAGGTTGATTTTAACTTACCTGAGCGTTTCGATCTTGGCTACATCGACGCAAACAACGAAAGACAGCGTCCTGTAATGCTTCACAGAGCCTTGCTTGGCAGTTTTGAGAGATTTATAGGAATTTTACTTGAGCACACTGCTGGTGAGTTGCCATTTTTCATCGCACCTACACAGGTTGTTATCGTGCCTATTAGCGACGCACATTTAGAGTACGCAAAAGAAATTTCACGTGAGCTAAGAAAGATCAACGTTGATAGCGAGATCGCAAGTAAAAATGAGAGTTTAAATAAAAGAATAAGAACGGCAGAAAAACAAAGGGTGCCTATGATAGTCGTGCTAGGAGACAACGAAGTGGCGAACAAGAGTGTTGCGTTGCGCGATAGACAGGCTAGGACGCAGAGCGACATGAGCTTGGCGGAATTTATAAATTTAACGAAGGAGAAACTTAGTGAGGTACATTTTTGA
- a CDS encoding SMI1/KNR4 family protein gives MFLKLNQIAQKLDQIFLPLEQEGMAGMRLLLQNDVKATTQALKNAEKALGVNFPAKFTKLLSKFDLGNFEICNVKFGSRGDYASELVRLNSVDEFGGKWWQGEARPLNLIVFAVGDPWIFLLDCTSGAVYAWLLDDEEICNRCIASDFEKFFIALASIDIARLNDEAMPSTEQILKFVQADGRALLFWQEMAYEI, from the coding sequence ATGTTTTTAAAGTTAAACCAGATAGCTCAAAAGTTAGATCAAATTTTCTTGCCACTAGAGCAAGAGGGTATGGCTGGCATGAGACTCTTGCTTCAAAATGATGTTAAAGCCACCACACAAGCACTTAAAAACGCAGAAAAGGCTCTTGGCGTAAATTTTCCAGCTAAATTTACAAAGCTTTTAAGCAAATTTGACCTTGGAAATTTTGAAATTTGCAATGTCAAATTTGGCTCCAGAGGTGACTACGCGAGTGAGCTAGTACGACTAAATAGCGTAGATGAGTTTGGTGGCAAATGGTGGCAAGGTGAAGCTCGCCCTTTAAATCTGATAGTTTTTGCCGTAGGTGATCCGTGGATATTTTTGCTTGATTGCACGAGTGGCGCGGTCTACGCATGGCTTCTTGATGATGAAGAAATTTGCAACAGGTGCATTGCGAGTGACTTTGAAAAATTTTTCATAGCGCTTGCTAGCATCGATATAGCAAGGCTAAACGATGAAGCTATGCCATCAACCGAGCAAATCCTAAAATTTGTCCAAGCAGATGGTAGAGCCCTTCTTTTCTGGCAAGAGATGGCATATGAAATTTAG
- the infC gene encoding translation initiation factor IF-3, translating into MSKENEVLLNEDIRAREVRCVGDDGTAYGVISRDEALEISNKLGLDLVLIAPDAKPPVCKIMDYGKFRYQQEKKQKEAKKKQKTIEIKEIKLSVKIAQNDINYKVKHASEFLQDGKHVKFRVFLKGREMSTPEAGVAMLEKVWEMIKDEADRDKEPMIEGRYVNMLVTPKKG; encoded by the coding sequence TTGAGTAAGGAAAATGAAGTATTGCTCAATGAGGACATAAGGGCGAGAGAGGTAAGATGTGTAGGGGATGATGGCACGGCATATGGTGTCATCTCAAGAGATGAGGCTTTAGAGATCTCAAATAAGCTTGGGCTTGATCTAGTGCTTATAGCGCCAGATGCGAAGCCACCAGTTTGCAAGATAATGGACTATGGTAAATTCCGCTATCAGCAAGAGAAAAAGCAAAAAGAGGCTAAGAAAAAGCAAAAAACCATCGAGATAAAAGAGATAAAACTCTCTGTCAAGATCGCCCAAAACGATATAAATTACAAGGTTAAACACGCAAGCGAGTTTTTGCAAGATGGCAAACACGTTAAATTTCGTGTATTTTTAAAGGGTCGCGAGATGAGCACTCCAGAAGCTGGCGTAGCTATGCTTGAAAAGGTCTGGGAGATGATCAAAGATGAAGCTGATCGTGACAAAGAGCCTATGATAGAAGGTCGTTATGTAAATATGCTAGTAACTCCAAAAAAGGGTTAA
- a CDS encoding YbaK/EbsC family protein produces MSEQIFNKIYELLSKNEAKFKVLNHESATTSEEVAKLRGTKMSQGAKALVCSIKGVDEEKFRQIFKDENVINDYLLSDEKPAMKAGKIYILAILPADMQANLDSLTQKFDGKRASLASPDEVLALTDCVFGSVPPFSFHKNLHIVVDERLLQRNDEIAFNAGLLDRSIILNTKDYTKIVQPTLINFAE; encoded by the coding sequence GTGTCAGAGCAAATTTTTAATAAGATATATGAGCTTCTTAGCAAGAATGAAGCCAAATTTAAAGTTCTAAACCATGAGAGTGCGACCACTTCAGAGGAGGTAGCAAAACTTAGAGGAACAAAGATGAGCCAAGGCGCAAAGGCTCTAGTTTGCTCTATTAAAGGGGTAGATGAGGAGAAATTTAGGCAAATTTTTAAAGATGAAAATGTGATAAATGATTATTTGCTAAGCGATGAAAAGCCAGCGATGAAGGCTGGTAAAATTTATATTTTGGCTATTTTGCCAGCCGATATGCAAGCAAATCTTGATAGCTTGACACAAAAATTTGACGGCAAAAGGGCAAGCCTAGCTAGTCCAGATGAAGTTTTGGCATTGACAGATTGTGTTTTTGGTTCAGTGCCACCATTTAGCTTTCATAAAAATTTACACATCGTAGTTGATGAAAGGTTGCTACAAAGAAACGATGAGATCGCGTTTAATGCGGGGCTACTTGATAGATCGATCATTTTAAATACAAAAGATTATACAAAGATAGTGCAACCAACGCTAATAAATTTTGCAGAATAA